A genome region from Myroides fluvii includes the following:
- the rsfS gene encoding ribosome silencing factor: MTNKTINNDELIANIIKGIEAVKGENTTILDLREIDNTPCDYFIICDGNSNTQVNAIAGSVQKIVSKELHDKPWHVEGEINAEWILMDYVNVVVHVFQKSIREFYNLESLWGDAKITNINSQY; the protein is encoded by the coding sequence ATGACAAACAAAACTATCAACAACGACGAATTGATTGCTAATATTATCAAAGGAATTGAAGCTGTAAAAGGGGAAAATACGACGATTTTAGATTTAAGAGAAATAGATAACACACCTTGTGATTATTTCATTATATGCGATGGGAATTCGAATACGCAAGTCAATGCGATTGCAGGTTCCGTTCAAAAAATTGTATCAAAAGAATTACACGACAAACCTTGGCATGTTGAAGGTGAGATTAATGCAGAATGGATTTTAATGGACTACGTTAATGTAGTAGTACACGTGTTCCAGAAATCGATTCGCGAATTTTACAACTTAGAGAGCTTGTGGGGAGACGCAAAGATTACAAATATCAACAGCCAATACTAA
- a CDS encoding biotin--[acetyl-CoA-carboxylase] ligase, whose product MNIIKLDATASTNTYLRAMLTNCNLENFTTIVTENQFAGKGQRGESWVSEAGSNLTFSVLMKSSPQAVTGVFDLNVMVALRVATTLKKITSLPYFIKWPNDILSANKKVGGILIENIIKANGEVFSVVGIGINVNQLHFPALSKASSLALLQGNNIDKDLLLHALLAELKEGYEELQQENTLALWEKYKAHLYRKDVVSVFQKPEGERFNGIIRNVTAYGKLVIETEDQGELEFALKEVQLLY is encoded by the coding sequence ATGAATATCATCAAACTCGATGCCACTGCGTCCACAAATACTTATTTAAGAGCGATGTTAACAAATTGTAATTTGGAAAACTTCACTACAATTGTCACAGAAAATCAATTTGCAGGGAAAGGACAAAGAGGAGAAAGTTGGGTTTCTGAAGCAGGTAGTAACTTGACTTTTAGTGTTTTGATGAAGAGTAGCCCTCAAGCGGTAACGGGGGTCTTTGACTTGAATGTGATGGTCGCTTTGCGCGTGGCAACTACTTTAAAAAAAATAACATCTCTGCCATATTTTATTAAATGGCCAAATGACATTTTGTCTGCAAACAAGAAAGTAGGTGGCATATTAATCGAGAATATTATCAAGGCAAATGGGGAGGTGTTTTCTGTTGTTGGTATTGGTATTAATGTAAATCAGCTTCATTTTCCTGCCCTAAGTAAAGCGAGTTCTTTGGCGTTGCTACAGGGGAATAACATAGATAAAGACTTACTTTTACATGCTTTGCTTGCTGAACTAAAAGAAGGTTATGAGGAATTACAGCAAGAGAATACACTGGCTTTATGGGAAAAATACAAAGCCCATCTGTATCGAAAAGATGTAGTTTCTGTATTTCAAAAACCTGAGGGAGAGCGTTTTAATGGTATTATTCGAAACGTGACAGCCTATGGTAAATTAGTGATAGAAACCGAAGATCAAGGCGAATTGGAATTTGCCCTAAAAGAGGTTCAGCTCCTATATTAG
- the msrB gene encoding peptide-methionine (R)-S-oxide reductase MsrB produces MKKDKNTTEQEWKEILTEEQYYVLREKGTERPFTGIYTDFFEGGHYHCAGCGQLLFEAQTKFDSACGWPSFDQAIDGSVSYIKDVSHGMIRVEVVCSNCQGHLGHVFPDGPQETTGHRYCINSISITHQK; encoded by the coding sequence ATGAAAAAAGACAAGAACACCACCGAACAAGAGTGGAAAGAAATCCTAACAGAAGAGCAATACTACGTTTTAAGAGAAAAAGGTACAGAGCGTCCTTTCACTGGAATTTACACTGATTTTTTTGAAGGCGGACACTACCATTGTGCTGGATGCGGGCAGTTGCTATTTGAAGCTCAAACGAAATTCGATTCTGCTTGTGGTTGGCCCTCTTTTGACCAAGCGATCGACGGCAGTGTATCCTACATCAAAGATGTATCACACGGCATGATTCGCGTAGAAGTTGTCTGTTCAAACTGCCAGGGGCATTTAGGTCATGTATTTCCTGACGGACCTCAAGAAACAACAGGGCATCGCTATTGCATCAACTCCATTTCGATTACCCATCAAAAATAA
- a CDS encoding M48 family metalloprotease, whose protein sequence is MKKLVLSLGVLLLVSGCKTNPFSGKSTMAFVSDASLFPSSFQQYGDFLKEHKVVKGTKDAKRIEDIGNKIRVAAEKWLTANGYPTYLQDYRWEYNLVDDKEVNAWCMPGGKIVFFTGILPICQTDAGIATVMGHEVSHALANHGQQRMSAAMLQQAAAMGLDAATTNSKESTKQALGMAFGLGSQYGAMLPFSRSNETEADKIGLTLMAIAGYNPDEAVSFWSRMAANSGGGGGSSFLSTHPSNQERIDNLKKLIPAAKAEAAKFGVTF, encoded by the coding sequence ATGAAAAAACTAGTTTTATCTTTGGGAGTGCTTCTTTTGGTAAGTGGTTGTAAGACCAATCCGTTTAGTGGTAAAAGCACAATGGCTTTTGTGTCCGATGCTTCTTTATTTCCATCGTCTTTTCAGCAATATGGAGATTTTTTAAAAGAACACAAAGTGGTGAAAGGCACAAAAGATGCCAAGCGCATTGAAGATATTGGAAATAAAATTCGCGTAGCCGCTGAAAAATGGCTGACAGCGAATGGCTATCCTACTTATTTGCAAGATTATCGTTGGGAATATAACTTAGTGGATGATAAAGAGGTGAATGCTTGGTGTATGCCAGGAGGGAAAATCGTTTTCTTTACGGGGATTTTGCCAATTTGCCAAACAGATGCTGGAATTGCTACGGTTATGGGGCATGAGGTTTCACACGCTTTAGCAAATCACGGACAGCAACGAATGAGTGCGGCGATGTTACAGCAAGCTGCAGCTATGGGATTGGATGCTGCTACGACAAATAGTAAGGAATCAACCAAACAAGCTTTGGGAATGGCCTTCGGATTAGGAAGTCAATATGGAGCCATGTTGCCTTTTAGTCGAAGTAATGAAACAGAAGCCGATAAAATTGGACTAACCTTAATGGCGATTGCAGGGTATAACCCCGATGAAGCGGTTTCATTTTGGAGCCGTATGGCCGCCAATAGTGGAGGAGGAGGGGGATCTTCGTTCTTGAGTACACACCCTTCAAACCAAGAGCGCATTGATAATCTGAAAAAATTAATTCCAGCTGCTAAAGCTGAAGCTGCCAAATTTGGCGTGACATTTTAA
- the ftsH gene encoding ATP-dependent zinc metalloprotease FtsH, producing MAGNIKPNQNKPKFSPWILYASIVVIVLVINFLSNSSGVGDSKQLSLSKFFDYLKEGKVEKVEFNRSVAKVYLTKDALQSKDFEELQRKSILGKESTGPQFVTEIGNSEIFQKKLDEAAGEGKLVEYKSEPESNWGDYFISFLPIIIIIGFWLFMMKRMTGGGGAGGGGQIFSIGKSKAKLFDEKNDLKITFSDVAGLEGAKEEIVEIVEFLKNPEKYTSIGGKIPKGALLVGPPGTGKTLLAKAVAGEAKVPFFSLSGSDFVEMFVGVGASRVRDLFKQAKEKSPAIIFIDEIDAVGRARGKSNFSGSNDERENTLNQLLTEMDGFGSHTNVIVLAATNRAEILDKALLRAGRFDRQIYVDLPDVKEREAIFNVHLRNIKRVDDLDIDFLAKQTPGFSGADIANVCNEAALTAARKDKKEVDMQDFLDAVDRIIGGLEKKNKIITVEEKYAIAIHEAGHATVSWMCEHAAPLVKVTIVPRGQSLGAAWYLPAERQIVRTEQMLDEMCATMGGRAAEKIVFDKISTGALSDLEKVAKQARAMVTIYGLNDKLGNITYYDSSGQSEYNFSKPYSEDTAKVIDQEISKLIEGQYERAQAILTEHKDKLIQLADLLCEKEVIFQKDLENIFGKRPFDKSNPEENPIQPQTDTENTIA from the coding sequence ATGGCGGGAAACATAAAACCAAACCAAAACAAACCCAAATTTAGCCCGTGGATTTTATACGCGAGCATTGTGGTTATCGTATTGGTTATAAACTTTTTATCGAACAGCAGTGGTGTTGGAGATTCCAAACAACTGAGTCTTTCTAAATTTTTCGACTACCTAAAAGAAGGAAAAGTAGAAAAGGTAGAATTCAATCGTTCTGTTGCTAAGGTATATTTGACGAAAGATGCTTTACAGAGTAAAGATTTTGAAGAATTACAACGAAAGTCAATCCTAGGTAAAGAAAGTACAGGTCCACAGTTTGTAACTGAAATAGGTAACTCTGAGATATTCCAAAAGAAATTAGACGAGGCAGCTGGAGAAGGCAAATTAGTGGAGTATAAATCCGAACCAGAAAGCAATTGGGGCGATTATTTTATTAGTTTCCTTCCTATCATCATTATCATTGGATTTTGGTTATTTATGATGAAGAGAATGACTGGTGGCGGTGGTGCTGGCGGTGGCGGGCAAATTTTCTCTATTGGAAAATCAAAAGCCAAGCTTTTTGACGAGAAAAATGACCTCAAAATAACGTTTAGTGATGTTGCAGGATTAGAGGGGGCAAAAGAAGAAATTGTAGAAATAGTAGAATTCTTAAAGAACCCTGAGAAATATACTTCCATTGGAGGGAAAATACCAAAAGGAGCGCTTTTAGTAGGGCCTCCAGGAACAGGTAAGACACTATTAGCTAAAGCAGTGGCAGGAGAGGCGAAAGTACCTTTCTTCTCCTTGTCCGGATCTGATTTTGTTGAGATGTTTGTGGGTGTTGGAGCATCGCGTGTACGCGATTTATTCAAACAAGCAAAAGAAAAATCTCCTGCTATTATTTTCATCGATGAGATTGATGCTGTAGGTAGAGCACGTGGAAAAAGCAATTTCTCTGGTTCAAATGACGAAAGAGAAAACACGCTAAACCAATTGTTAACTGAGATGGATGGTTTTGGTTCTCATACCAATGTTATCGTATTAGCAGCGACAAATAGAGCTGAAATCTTAGATAAAGCTTTATTGCGTGCAGGTCGTTTTGACAGACAGATTTACGTTGATCTTCCCGATGTTAAGGAAAGAGAAGCAATCTTCAATGTACACTTGCGCAACATCAAACGAGTAGATGATTTAGACATTGATTTCTTGGCAAAACAAACACCGGGATTCTCTGGAGCTGATATTGCCAATGTTTGTAACGAAGCCGCTTTAACAGCAGCGCGTAAGGACAAGAAAGAAGTAGATATGCAAGACTTCTTGGATGCGGTAGACCGAATTATTGGAGGTCTTGAAAAGAAAAACAAAATCATCACCGTAGAAGAGAAATACGCTATTGCAATACACGAAGCAGGTCACGCAACAGTAAGTTGGATGTGTGAACACGCAGCACCACTTGTAAAAGTAACCATTGTTCCTCGCGGACAAAGTTTAGGAGCTGCTTGGTACCTACCTGCAGAGCGACAAATTGTACGTACGGAACAAATGTTAGACGAAATGTGTGCTACTATGGGTGGACGTGCTGCGGAGAAAATTGTTTTTGACAAAATCTCTACAGGAGCGTTAAGTGACCTTGAAAAGGTAGCCAAACAAGCGAGAGCTATGGTAACCATTTACGGTTTAAATGACAAGCTAGGAAACATTACGTATTATGATTCATCAGGTCAAAGCGAATACAACTTTAGCAAACCTTATTCAGAAGATACGGCTAAAGTAATTGACCAAGAAATCTCCAAGTTAATTGAAGGACAATATGAGCGCGCTCAAGCCATCTTAACTGAACACAAAGACAAATTAATCCAACTGGCCGATTTACTTTGTGAGAAAGAGGTAATTTTCCAAAAAGATTTAGAAAATATCTTTGGTAAACGTCCTTTTGACAAATCAAATCCAGAGGAAAATCCGATTCAACCTCAAACGGATACAGAAAATACAATCGCTTAG
- a CDS encoding four helix bundle protein: MHVFYFEKLLVWQNARSVTKDIYIVTRNYPNDEKFGLVSQLRRAVSSVTANVAEGMSRATNKDRLHMLNIAYSSAIEVINFLILSLDLGFISEEEYRVLRQKIELITNQLQSLGNKLRE, from the coding sequence ATGCATGTTTTTTATTTTGAAAAGCTTTTAGTATGGCAAAATGCTAGAAGTGTAACAAAAGATATTTATATTGTTACAAGAAATTACCCTAATGATGAAAAATTCGGTTTAGTTTCCCAACTTCGACGCGCTGTCTCAAGTGTGACTGCAAATGTTGCGGAAGGAATGTCTCGAGCAACAAATAAGGATAGATTACACATGTTAAACATAGCATACTCTTCAGCCATTGAAGTGATTAATTTTTTAATTCTAAGTTTAGATTTAGGTTTTATATCGGAAGAAGAATATCGTGTACTTAGGCAAAAAATTGAATTGATTACAAATCAATTACAAAGTTTAGGCAATAAGCTGAGGGAGTAA
- a CDS encoding MFS transporter → MKNFQKGNPKLLNAWAFYDWANSVYALVISSSIFPLYYGMLFRAREINSYSFFGIEMNSESIISYITALGFLLIAFISPLLSGIADYLGTKKFFMKLFCAIGSISCMLLYFFSLDYFGLSLLIYMMGLIGFWGSLVFYNSYLPDIAFEEQQDRISAKGYALGYVGSVLLLVMNLGLIMNAETLGFEDATQAMRFSFILVGLWWLTFSQITFRRLPDFKNDKKLTREIFFKGFKELKKVMEQLKEQTILKRYLVAFFVYSMAVQTVMIIAAFFGEKEIAWADDQQRSMGLIVSIMLIQIIAILGAFTTASLSKRIGNIRTLCVLNVLWVFICIYAYTIVTPNEFYVAAAFVGLVMGGIQSLSRSTYAKLLPETTDTTSFFSFYDVTEKIGIVVGMSIYGLISDLTGKMQNAILFLILFFIVGFFLLLRVKDRKN, encoded by the coding sequence ATGAAAAACTTCCAAAAGGGAAATCCTAAATTATTAAATGCATGGGCCTTTTACGATTGGGCAAATTCTGTTTATGCATTAGTTATCTCTTCCTCTATTTTTCCGCTGTACTATGGTATGTTGTTCCGAGCAAGAGAAATCAATAGTTACTCTTTTTTTGGGATAGAGATGAACAGCGAAAGCATCATCAGCTACATTACGGCTTTGGGCTTTTTGTTGATTGCTTTTATCTCTCCTTTGCTTTCTGGAATTGCCGATTATTTGGGAACCAAAAAGTTTTTTATGAAGCTTTTTTGTGCGATTGGCTCAATCTCTTGCATGCTCCTCTACTTTTTTAGCTTAGACTATTTTGGGTTGAGTTTGTTGATTTACATGATGGGATTAATCGGCTTTTGGGGAAGTTTAGTTTTTTACAATTCTTATTTACCCGATATCGCTTTTGAAGAACAACAAGATCGAATCAGCGCGAAAGGATATGCCCTTGGCTATGTTGGAAGTGTACTCTTGTTAGTGATGAACTTAGGTTTAATCATGAATGCGGAAACCTTGGGGTTTGAAGACGCTACACAAGCCATGCGTTTCTCTTTTATTTTAGTTGGACTTTGGTGGCTGACTTTCAGTCAGATTACTTTTAGAAGATTGCCCGATTTTAAAAATGACAAAAAACTGACGCGTGAAATTTTCTTTAAAGGATTTAAAGAATTAAAAAAAGTAATGGAACAGCTAAAAGAACAAACCATACTAAAACGGTATTTAGTTGCGTTCTTTGTGTATAGTATGGCAGTGCAAACGGTCATGATAATCGCCGCTTTTTTTGGAGAAAAAGAAATTGCATGGGCCGATGATCAACAGCGTAGTATGGGGTTAATCGTTAGTATCATGCTCATTCAAATTATTGCTATTCTAGGCGCATTTACCACAGCTAGTTTATCTAAACGCATCGGAAACATCCGAACGCTGTGTGTGTTGAATGTACTTTGGGTCTTTATTTGTATTTATGCTTATACCATTGTGACACCCAATGAGTTTTATGTCGCCGCGGCTTTTGTAGGATTAGTGATGGGGGGAATTCAATCCCTGTCGCGCTCTACGTATGCAAAACTATTACCTGAAACAACGGATACCACGTCTTTTTTTAGTTTCTACGACGTGACAGAAAAAATAGGAATTGTGGTGGGAATGTCAATTTATGGATTAATTAGCGATTTAACAGGGAAGATGCAAAATGCAATTTTATTTTTAATTCTGTTTTTTATCGTTGGTTTTTTCTTATTATTGCGGGTAAAAGATAGGAAGAATTAA
- a CDS encoding alpha/beta fold hydrolase — MQNNSKKAKHSLEVPKSIIWTGKMLQCFSLPLAAKFAQNLFITPIKFKTPKREKEMLAKSKRSKLYVNAIKKDIVMYEYGINKRANKKALLIHGWNGRGTQLVTIANILIRQGYDIVSFDAPGHGFAPKTKTNLTEFIASAFEIEKQFGPFELVVGHSLGGMTTMNALRDGLQAKKAIIIGSGDIVQDVIEDFVKQLQLKPRIAEIIKMRFEKQFNRTMDSYCVHKAAEQIAIPLLIIHDEDDIDVPIKAAYEIKKHAPNSQLMITSGLGHRKVLGDKKVIERIRDFTQE; from the coding sequence ATGCAAAACAATTCAAAAAAAGCAAAACATTCCTTAGAAGTACCTAAGTCAATTATTTGGACAGGAAAGATGTTACAATGTTTCTCTCTTCCATTAGCGGCTAAATTTGCACAGAATCTCTTTATCACACCTATAAAATTCAAAACACCCAAGCGAGAAAAGGAAATGCTCGCCAAAAGCAAACGCAGTAAATTGTATGTCAATGCCATTAAGAAAGACATTGTCATGTACGAATATGGCATCAACAAAAGAGCCAACAAGAAAGCGCTATTAATTCACGGTTGGAACGGTCGTGGGACCCAATTGGTTACCATTGCCAATATTTTAATTCGCCAGGGATACGACATTGTGAGTTTTGATGCTCCTGGTCATGGTTTTGCACCCAAGACGAAAACGAATTTAACCGAATTCATCGCTTCTGCTTTTGAGATTGAAAAGCAATTTGGCCCTTTTGAATTAGTTGTTGGACATTCGCTAGGTGGGATGACAACGATGAACGCTTTGCGCGATGGACTTCAAGCAAAAAAAGCGATTATTATTGGCAGTGGAGATATTGTACAAGATGTGATTGAAGATTTCGTGAAGCAACTTCAACTAAAACCTCGTATTGCAGAAATTATTAAAATGCGCTTTGAAAAACAATTCAACCGCACGATGGACAGCTATTGCGTGCATAAAGCGGCAGAACAAATTGCCATTCCCCTACTCATTATACACGACGAGGATGATATTGATGTACCTATTAAAGCGGCCTATGAAATTAAAAAACACGCACCAAACAGCCAATTAATGATTACTAGTGGGCTGGGGCATCGCAAGGTATTAGGCGATAAAAAAGTTATTGAGCGCATTCGCGATTTCACACAAGAATAA
- a CDS encoding LUD domain-containing protein, with protein MSKQSNEEADDLRSQYLPETVMPVDDLFTVNFKHNGGKFLYCDTQTELQEAFVNVLIENDWFEKQALTNEKQFHSLLKENNINFINAKQPLFFVSSCESLIADDGAILFCDKQLKDYKPHEIPDNVIIIAATSQITRTKSDGLREIKRKYSSALPTNITAINCFKPSANQDFLSYGRSPKNLYLLLLEDL; from the coding sequence ATGTCAAAACAAAGCAACGAAGAGGCTGATGATTTAAGAAGCCAATATCTTCCAGAAACTGTTATGCCTGTTGATGACCTTTTCACTGTTAACTTTAAGCATAACGGCGGTAAGTTTTTATACTGCGATACCCAAACCGAATTACAAGAAGCTTTTGTCAATGTTTTGATTGAAAATGACTGGTTTGAAAAGCAAGCTTTAACGAATGAAAAACAATTTCATTCGCTGTTGAAAGAGAATAACATCAACTTTATCAATGCTAAGCAGCCTTTATTTTTTGTTTCATCCTGTGAAAGCTTAATCGCTGACGATGGAGCTATTCTGTTTTGTGACAAACAACTTAAGGACTATAAGCCGCATGAAATTCCCGACAATGTTATTATCATTGCCGCAACAAGTCAAATTACACGAACAAAAAGCGATGGACTTCGCGAGATAAAAAGAAAATACAGCAGTGCCTTGCCTACCAATATTACGGCAATCAATTGCTTTAAGCCTTCTGCCAATCAAGATTTCTTAAGTTATGGCAGATCTCCTAAAAACTTATATTTACTTTTATTAGAAGATCTATAA